The genomic stretch TATACATTAATTAAAAACGTGgtttttttctattttcatttAAAACTTGAATTTTTGAATGATATATACATTAATTAAAaaacttgttttttttttaatttttatttaaaaccTTTGTAAGGTTGCTAGTTCAATTCCCACCGGACACAATCTCTTTtaagtttttaattttttctttttttttcaacccTCTTAGTAAAAATTCTGTCTCCGCCACTGCGCCTGAAACCCTTTTTCTTACTTTCTGATTTTGTATTTGCTAACAGGTGTTTGGAGAGTGAAGCTAGTTATCAATCCACAGCAATTAGAGGAAATATTATCAGAGGAAGGGAATACAAATGCCTTAATTGAGCAAATGAGATTAGCTGCAACTGCTAATTCAGCTACAAAGCACAAAAGAAATACTTCTTGTGGTGTTAATTGGAAATCTACTCTTCCTAGTGTATTTAAGCTGCCAaatgaaaagcaaaataaaatacTAGCATTGGATCAGTCCTCCACCAGCAGCCCTAAATGATATAGCTCTTTTGTCTCCGGTGGACCTTACACGACACGAATTTGAATTGGTCGGACCAGTAGAGTGGGAAGGGCCGAGATGAAGGAAAGTGGAGAAGCAAAAAATAGTCCGTTATATAGAAGGTAGATTAGATTCGACCATGTACAAGAGTATAACAAAGACTTCCTCGAGTATATTAGTGATAACATCGATCGTGATCTTGATACGGAGCTGGAACTGCTAACTAGAATAACAGGTCCTTTAATAGGACCAATAGCAGTTGGTTTATATTAGTGATTAGTGAGCTCTAATTTGTTTACTTACTAGTTAACATATGATCTCATTAGTGATGGAAAATTACAGGATTTTCACTATATATGTTGCTAATTAATATCTCTAAGGTAGTCAATTGTATGAATCTATGAAGATTTGTTATTGGAAAGTTAATTGTGTTTAGCTGCTTAATTGTTTTGTTGCTTTTTCTTCCTTATTTGTTCcctctttattatttattttcaaTTTCTGTTTTTCTTTGAGGATTAATTTTAGTTACAAAGGTCACAAAGATGCCCTTAATCTCATTATGTGAGACACTTGCATGTTAACCTGGTACAGGGCGGATGTAGCCCTATAGCAACGGGTTCAATTGAACTAATAATTTTCGATACGGACCATAAATTTATGTACAAAAATTTACTAAGATAGCAATAAATTTAGATTTTAACCCATAACTTTAAGAATATTATGAGTTCAATACTAAGAATTTTAAAAGTTAAACTCATAGGGCTCGTTTGGGATGAGGGATAAGGAATAATTAATTTCGAGATTAAATTTAAGAAGAGTTTATTCCATATTTGATTGGTAGAAAAGTGCAGTATAATTAATTGTGGGATTAGTTATCCCGGGATTGTAGTGTTTTTTTTATCCCCGTGAAAAGGTGAAATGACTAATTGCAGGATAACTACTCTAGAGATAATTAGTTCTGGGGTAACTTCTTTCTAACTAAACGGCCCATAGAATTTAAATCTTGAATTCCAGTTGATAACAAATTTAGGCCTCAATTGAAAAAAGGACTATTATGTCAGATTTAAAAGTTTAATAGTAGTAAAAGTACTGTATGGTTTAGGTGAGATTGAATGCACCTTTTGAAGTAGTGTAGATTCCCTCTAAAACCCGAACCAAATTAAAAACCAAACCAGACCGATCAAAAGAATCAATACGTttttgtttgatttggttttggttttgaaatttaaaaaccgatcaaatttggtttggtttggttttaattaaaaaaaaacgaaccaaaccgaatataggagtagctattttaaatttattactacacatatatatatgtatacttttatacaaagttttaaattttttatagtaaatattaatcgtttgcatttttagtatAGTTCTTTATCTATACATTCTAGTTTAAttagtagttttcttttgttaagtgtaagaatctatttcatgttaaaaataatatatttttaattgagttcttaaattattcatcactatttgattcaattatcatcaatatatcttggtaaataataaatttctcaaagggcaattgatttgatagtgttacgttgaaaatatgGTCACCgaaatgtgtgtttggtagtgtatgtcttatatttaagaaaaaaatcgacaaataaccgaaaaaaacgAAAAatcgacataaaccgaatcgagaaaaaattgtcttaattggtttggtttggttctaatatttgaaaaaccgacttacttggtttggtttctttttaggaaaagccgatccaaaccgaaccatgaacacctcTACCTCTGTGTCATTTTCTCTTTGAAAATTGAAAGAcgttaattaaattaattaatgtACATGCAAGTGTCTACCCCATTAATTaagatttaaaaagaaaaaattgtCATTGTAATATTCTCTTTTAAACAACAGTTAATTAACAAAAGCAATTAATTAATAGGCTTATACTTTAGTTCATGCCATTTGATCAAACAATTGAAATGTGAAAACTAATAGAATACATAATAGTATAAACAATTGAGTGAAAAAATTAATTTACTTCAGGTTTCGAACATTTGAAAAAACGTCTCCCTGTATTCAAAGGAGTCCacggggagaaattcaaaaataaacagattcacaactggtcgttcaaaaatagcccaatttcaaaagtaattgaaatttagccatttttcatgtaaagataaatatgagcgaaaacactgttcaaaacccagaaaatacgtcagtatattatactggagttccagcataagtatgcttgaactccagcatattatactggagttccaggataagtatgctggaactccagcataatatgatggagttccagtataagtacactagaactccagcataatatactggagttccagcaagtataattgtccagtataatatactggagtttcgagcaccggtgctccagccTCCAGTGAGTCATCAAAGTATaacggtccagcataatatgctggagttcatacacaggtgcaccgaactccagtgtattatgctggaccgatctctgttgcagcaaaatagtagctatttttcattgacttcgtaaagctgactatttttgaatgaccagtctgaaAACTGGCTATATCGTGTACGTGACAAGTCCACATCGACCCATATGAAACACTCGAACCCTTAGACATTTTATTTAACAATAAAGAGCAAAACATAAAAATGAAACAAGTTGCTAACGGCAACGGTACACTACAAGAAATTTCACCTTTAATCGCAGTTATACGTGGCGACTTGGAAAGTCGCCACTAAGACTCTTACTTATCATGGCAACCGACAGGGCGTATGCACCTTGATGCAGTATCATGGGACACCACTTCGTCAAATTTTTTTACTATATatgtataaaaaataaataaaaaaattgagGATGGATATAAAAAATGACAATGCTTATCATTATAGTAACTTGTTCATTAGTCCGCTTCTTCAAATTGTGACACCGCTTATATAATATCCTGTGTACGCCACATGCAACCGGTTTATAGCCACCAATGGGCATAAGTTCGTGGCGATTTCATTAGTCGCCACTAAATATCGTCACCGAAAATCTATTTTCTTGTATGAATTGTTCAAAAGTGTTGTCGTAGGCAATTGAGCAATTTCATATAGTAGAGGAGCAAATTTTGGACCttttttttttgacaaattcCAGTATCTTCATCTTTATTCTCCACATAATAACCTTACCTTTTTGTAGCATTATTGTAGTGGTCTGATCTGTTAGATCATAAGCATAAGTGTGTTACTGAATTTGGAAAAATTGTTTGGTCACTAAAGTATATTCCACCAGAAGACTCCTGAAGCAGAAATATCTCATGTAAGAATTAGTTGTGTTAGATTTGTCCCTCCGTGTTAATTTATGTAGCATAGTTTGATTAGGCACGAAATTTAAgaactaaataaaaaaaaattgaaatttgtCATCTTGAATGTGTCATAAGATTTCCTAAAGGCAGtctggtgcactaagctctcgctatgTGCGGAGTCCGGGGAAGGGTCGCGCCACAAAgatctattgtacgcagtcttaccttACATTTctacaagaggttgtttccacggctcgaacccgtgacctcctgatcgcatggcagcaactttaccagttacgccaaggctccccttctgctagaggcggatccaggatttataTCCTATGGGTTTAGTCTTTAAGATATTTAGCATTGAACTCATTATACTTTTAAAGCTATGAGTTCAAATTACTATTTGTTGCAATTTTAGTAAAATTTATACATAAATTTATGTTCCGCATTAAAAATTATGGGTTCAGTTGAATCCATCACATATACGCTACATACGCCGCTACCTTCTGCCACGAGAGTTGCTATGGTTTATAAAATTATGCCAATGATGGAGGACGGGTCAAGCAGAACTGGCAAGATTCTAAGCTGACAAGTTTCTAAAGAAGGTGCGCACATATTATTTTAGGCGAATCTAGTGGTTATGATCTAGATATTCTTGCTTAATATAGGTAGAAGGCGAAAAATAAGTTAGAAAAATTAATTGGAGGAATATATTCTAAGTAGGATTTGAAATTTTATGCAAAGATTATATGAATGATAACGAGAGAGATCTCTATTTAGATGGATGATAGGAAAGACAATAACTTAATGCTAGTACACTCCTTACCTCGTAGTATTAAATGAATGATTATGTCAAAATAGATGTTTGGTGGAGGGGCggatttaaaatttaaatttgatgGATTAATTTTTTAGTTCTACTTATCATTATATTTATTATACTTTCTAAAATTAGGGgttaaaataattaatattttaaaattctaGAGATTTTTCACATATATATTTATACTCCGATTGAAAATATATATTGAATTCACTTGAACCCGCTAATTATATGCTACATCCACCATTAGCCTAATTTATGGTTGTCATTATCCTTTTGGAATTTATTGCTTATCTCATTTTAGCTTTTCAAAAATTCAAGGTGCTTAAATCTCTATTTTCCCTGCATCTTTTAATTTTCTAATCTTTTATGTAAGAATTTAAATGTTTCGATTGTTGGGGGTACGAAGAAAGTCCTACATCAGTGGCTGAAATTATTGAAAGAAAAAAGTCCTACATTAATGACTGAAATTAAATTCAACAAATATAAGGAAGCAAGTCGTAGGCCTCACTATCTATCAATCAAGAAGGTAAAGTTTGGAAAAAATCGTTGGGTTTGGTTTAAGCGGACAATATTATATTATGTAAGAGTACAGTATCCTTGGGCTTGTTTAGCCCAACAAATGGTATCAAAGCTCATATTCGGCGGAACAAGTATGGCAATAATAGAGTGATGGTACGGGGCTTAGTTTGCGTATTTTCATTTAGTAATGATATTTGTTGAGCGATATGACCAATGACAATTAATACAACCGACTTCAACTTATTTGAAATTGAAGCGTAATTATTGCTATTGTAGCACTGACCTTTGAGCTTTAATACTTTACCGATTCTTGAGAAAATAATTCATGAATTTGGAACATTGGGAATTACTTATGTACAACCAATTTGGTGAATGTGAACAATTCTGTTCCTTACAACCGCACATTATAAAAGCAACAGCACCTGGTTCCACATTAGCTGAACAACATTAAAGAATAAAGGAAATTACCTGAATGAAAATGATAACCTAAAGAATATAATGTACCATTTGAAATCTCTAAAAATTTTGtgtcgagggtctttcggaaacagcttATTTCCGAGgcaggggtaaggtttgcgtatacACTACTCTCCGCAGACCCCACacgtgggattatactgggttgttgttgttgttattgttgaaaTCTCTAAAATTTTTGtgtcgagggtctttcggaaacagcctatTTTCGGGGCAGGGGTAAGGTTTGCATAAACACTACTCTCCGCAGACCCGacatgtgggattatactgggttgttgttgttgttattgttgaaaTCTCTAAATACCTTTAATAGAATGTACACTTTGCTCTTAATTATAGGGCCAGTAGCTGAATTTCTCTAAGGACGTTCAAGATTTAGTATATATGTAGAAGAAGTAACATTAACCTATATATCCAGTATAATTTTACGTTAGCTATTGCTTCGCCcatgtatattttttgtacatTTTACTAAGTCACTCCCACAATTTTTTCCACTAAAAAATAATTACACCTTATATTAGTCTCAAACTAGTTGGGGTCATACCTCGCTTATTAATTTGACCATTTTTGACGTACTCAAATTTAACTCAACCTGCTCATTTGTTACCTTTCTATGGTCAAGAAAGTAAGGTAAAGGGCTTATGAACGTTTGGCTATGCTTTTTATCCATGCAATCAAATCCGCTGCACAAGGTATTCTGCGTTCATGCAGTGTCCGAGAAAGGACCGCAACTCAAGGGGTATGATGTAGacagcctaccctaatgcaagcattagtgactGCTTTTACGGCTTGAACATGTGACCTATAGAATACACGGAGCTAACTTCATCGTTGCTCTAAAGCTCCCTTTCCATCTATACAATCAAACCCCTCTTTATATATAGCCTACACAAAACAGATAAATGTGAGAGCATAACAACACAAAAATATTACTATAAAATGGGCTGTGCTTTAAGAAAGCAAGAAAGGATATATGAAGATCATGTTGTACTCGCAGCTCAGACACATTGTACGTATAgggttttcctttttattttttcattttcttccccTAACACTcggaaggggagccttggagtaactggtaaagttgttgccatgtgaccaggaggtcacgggttcaaacTGTGGAAACATCCTCTTGCATAAAATGCAGGGCAAAGCTGTGTATAATAGACCATTGTGGTCCGGCCCTCCTTCGGACTCCGCGCATAGCgaaagcttagtgcaccgggctgccctttttccCTTACCACTCActtctattttttgtgatttcagTTTCTTTGGAAGATGTCAAGGCCTTAAATGAACTCTTCAGAAAATTAAGTTGTTCTATTTGCAAAGATGGGTTTATTAGCAAAGTAAATTCCatcatttctttctttcttaaaaattttcctttattatatttgatgatttaatataattgagtttgttaCAGGAAGAGTTCCAGCTTGGATTGTTCAGAGATAGCAGGAAGCAATCTCTATTTTCAGACAGGGTTAGTTAACTTCTTTTTAGCTCTATACTTCAGCATGTACATATTTACGCTGCAGCAGTGGCGAATTCAGAATTTAAAATTAGTGAATGCAAAAAAATGTGTCGAGCCACCTTTTGGGAAGGGAATTAAAtccattttattaaaaaaattatatttcgtGAACAgagtaaaaatattttattttttttgtatatatatactaatGTTCAATTCCCTTGACATAAGAGAAACGTCTAGGGTAGTGGTAAAGGGGTTCAAAAATTAATAGTCGTTTGGTTTGAAGACAAGTTATACTGGGATTAGTTATATTAGAATTAGTTATATTGGGTTTAATTATGCTGGAATTAATTATCATGGTATTATTTCTTATTGATTGTTTGGCATGTCATATTAATCCTCGGATTATCAATTTTACTGCTTTATCTTGGGATTATTATTCCATCCTCTTGCAGTTATAAATTATTCCGATACTATTTTTATCCTGAGATTATTTGTCTGATGATTAGTAACCAAACAAGGGACAATACGGTACTAAATTTTTATCCAGGATTACTTTTGTTTATCCAACATACCAAAAGTGTTATTCTTGTAGTAGAATCCCCTTTCCAGAATTCCTTATTCTGCCACTGTTTCAGCATGAGTATGATCTTATTATATAATATATTATAATTTTTTTGGTACACATAATCTGAACTGAAAGCAATAGATTCAGTTGAACCCGAAAAATCCGGCAATGGCCATTTTTTCATTATGTACATTTTCTTAAACCTTGGTTTGACAGTAATGTCTGTTATATATAGATGTTCAAGTTGTTTGACTCCAACAATGATGGGCTAATAGACTTTGGCGAGTTTATTCGTACACTAAGCATCTTCCATCCTGATGCTTCTCAAGCACAGAAAATTGCTGGTATGAAATTCCAATTAGGTGTTTTTAAGGCAATGAAATCAAACAGACGATGCtacctatgttgctcggactctttaGAAATATCATCGGGTGTGTGCTGAATCCTCCAAAAATACATAAAGAATTCGGCACGTGCACGACAATATTTTTGGAAGGTCCGAGCAACGTAAATTGCTACAACTGTTGCATTGAACCCTGTGGTTTCTGATGCTGCAGTTGCATTTAAACTGTATGACTTATGGCAAAGAGGCTTCATTGGCCGTGAAGAGGTAAATTTGCACCACTTCTGTGACACTATAACAGTAAAGTCATAAAATTATTTCTTTAATCACCTTAAAATATTGAATTTTACCCACTATTTTATTAAACACTAAACTTTCTACTACCACGGTAACTTCAAAAAATTACTTTTATCACATCAACGTGTCTGACTTTTATCGACTATAACAGTAAAGTCACTAAATTTTATCCACTATAACGACAAATGTACACAGCATGGTGGCTTTACCGTTAATATTATAGTGAATAAAGTGTTGTGATTTTTCTAATATATGGATAAAGTTTAGTCACTTTAATATGGAAAAAATAATTGTATGAATATACTATTATACTGGTAATTACAAAAAAGTAGTTTGTGACTATTATTATAGTGAGTAAAATTTGATGACCACGTGTGAAGTTAGCATTATATGACCTTTAATAGAAGGCTTTACGCAAATAACGTGTCATATTCATTGTTACTTTTTCTAGTCGGTATACATAAATTAATCACTGATTATACATAGTTATTGACATACTATACAAGGATTATATGTATTTTATAGATCCGTCAACTATATTAAATTAAAGCAGTTAAGTGGGCAGCTATTTAAGTTAATTTTTCATAATAGAAGCTAAATAAGCCCTTATTTCACTAAGataattttctgttttttctccTTGAATTTAAGCTGAGTTCAGGTGAAGGAGCTGATTTTAGCACTATTATATGAGTCAGAATTAATACTCACTGATGATATAGTTGAAGATATTGTCGACAAGGTACTATTTATATGCAACTAAttacttggggggggggggatggtCACTAAATTATCTTACATTTAAATTATGTTGCTCGGACTTTTCAATAATATTATCGTACTTGTGTTAGATCATCCAAAGATGCACCGCTTCTAACGAGCACCCAAtagcatttttgaagagtccgaataacgtaacaacaacaacaacaaaccctgtataatcccacaagtggagtctgcGGACAGAGGCGAATGTCACTATAAgtacgggttcaattgaacccataacttttgacACGGAGcataaatttatatgtaaaatgtATTAAAGTTAGaataaatagtagatatgaactcataacttCAAAATTATAATGGTTTTAATGCTAAAAATCTTAAAAGCTGAACCCATAaggtttaaattctgaatccgCCTCTATCTGGGGAGGGGGATGGTAGTCACTACACAGCCGTACCCCTACCTTGTACAGGTAGAAAGGTTGTTTTCGATACACCCTCGGCTCCTAGCAAACACACAAAAACCCCAACAATATATAAAAGAAATgcaataaaaatccgaaaaatgtAGAATTTAAGGCTAACTAACTCATATTTTTAATCTAATTTTTTTGGGCCATGAAGACATTGGAAGAGGCAGATTCAAAAGGGGATGGAAAGATAGATATAGAAGAATGGAATAATTTTGCAGCTCTAAATCCATCTTTATTGAAGAACATGACAATTCCATATCTCAAGTAATTTTATggtttctttaattcttttttcAAATTTAATGGAGTAGTGCTAATTTATCAAAATTTATGCTGATTTTACTGAATTAAAAGAAtgagttttttattttattttgcaggGATATCACAGCTGCATTTCCTAGTTTTGTGCTGAATATAGAAAAAAATGATGAGATTTACAAGGATTTCTGAGTTATATATAATTAAGGAAAATGCAGTTGCTATTTatctgaaaaatgaaaaatgtttCCCTAACATTGTATTCTTGAAAATTTATC from Nicotiana sylvestris chromosome 12, ASM39365v2, whole genome shotgun sequence encodes the following:
- the LOC104210158 gene encoding calcineurin B-like protein 7 isoform X1, whose amino-acid sequence is MGCALRKQERIYEDHVVLAAQTHFSLEDVKALNELFRKLSCSICKDGFISKEEFQLGLFRDSRKQSLFSDRMFKLFDSNNDGLIDFGEFIRTLSIFHPDASQAQKIAVAFKLYDLWQRGFIGREEVKELILALLYESELILTDDIVEDIVDKTLEEADSKGDGKIDIEEWNNFAALNPSLLKNMTIPYLKDITAAFPSFVLNIEKNDEIYKDF
- the LOC104210158 gene encoding calcineurin B-like protein 7 isoform X2 → MGCALRKQERIYEDHVVLAAQTHFSLEDVKALNELFRKLSCSICKDGFISKEEFQLGLFRDSRKQSLFSDRMFKLFDSNNDGLIDFGEFIRTLSIFHPDASQAQKIAVAFKLYDLWQRGFIGREETLEEADSKGDGKIDIEEWNNFAALNPSLLKNMTIPYLKDITAAFPSFVLNIEKNDEIYKDF